The Paramisgurnus dabryanus chromosome 3, PD_genome_1.1, whole genome shotgun sequence genome includes a window with the following:
- the LOC135758619 gene encoding uncharacterized protein, translating to MTLDSELDRLNTFMTERLMEAVKEIILTVSRTVREYEEETERVRSENIWLKEMLRDSGYFVEQTNAALQSCQSVSPGQPTWISSQNEDPESLKEIQQNQRQSEQYSHVKLEESVYFDDTWQEPADSPSNINNNTDSIVCVSDDDDEVLDFPTNIKVEHTSPNCSAEDIGDTEDEYQSWSPHSPDLSLGTADLSSSQHLDQPTCTTNEASSSLLKNSSLSINVHHISDHNIFCTSSSKCKSKCCELQKKATPKTSPVWRYFSLKEGDCSKAVCLVCKAVLSRGHKEYTTSPLLTHLRIKHVLQNGRPRPCCLAVLLFKSLIPLDIYQK from the exons ATGACCCTGGATTCTGAACTGGATCGTTTGAACACTTTCATGACCGAGCGCTTGATGGAGGCTGTGAAGGAGATCATCCTCACTGTCAGCAGGACGGTGCGCGAGTACGAAGAGGAAACGGAGCGAGTCCGAAGCGAAAATATATGGCTAAAAGAAATGTTACGGGACTCGGGATACTTCGTTGAACAAACAAATGCAG CTCTTCAGTCCTGTCAGTCTGTTTCTCCTGGACAGCCCACTTGGATTTCCAGCCAGAATGAGGATCCAGAATCCCTTAAAGAGATCCAACAGAACCAGAGACAGAGCGAACAATACTCTCACGTTAAACTAGAAGAGTCTGTTTACTTTGACGACACTTGGCAAGAACCTGCAGACTCACCATCAAACATCAACAACAACACGGATTCAATCGTGTGTGtgtctgatgatgatgatgaagtgTTAGACTTCCCAACCAATATCAAAGTTGAACACACATCCCCTAACTGTTCAGCTGAAGATATAGGGGACACTGAGGATGAATATCAGAGTTGGTCACCACATAGTCCAGACCTCTCTTTAGGCACAGCGGACCTCTCCAGTTCTCAACACCTAGATCAACCTACATGCACAACCAATGAAGCTTCTTCCAGTTTATTAAAGAATAGCAGTTTATCTATTAATGTCCATCACATTTCAGATCACAATATTTTCTGTACCAGTAGTTCCAAATGTAAAAGTAAATGCTGTGAATTGCAAAAGAAAGCAACACCCAAAACGAGCCCCGTATGGAGGTATTTCTCTTTAAAAGAGGGAGACTGTAGCAAAGCAGTGTGCCTTGTGTGCAAGGCCGTCCTATCCCGTGGCCACAAAGAGTACACCACGTCACCCCTACTAACGCACCTTCGCATAAAACATG TGCTACAAAATGGAAGACCAAGGCCGTGTTGCTTAGCTGTGCTTTTGTTTAAAAGCTTGATCCCACTTGACATTTATCAGAAGTGA
- the LOC135770776 gene encoding uncharacterized protein isoform X1: protein MTKLQIINTFLTERLMAALNEIMDMVGETVLQYETELDTLQKNNEYLRRRLKETEKLFESNDPPESFTGLGISNSEPASSPQQLEWKPSFETETMPTEIYENQVPDEQLTSTKVEGFSSHSPLVTEPDINISCSPLRSTLTTTDKNFKTSTFIEFSCDVKTEPVENLDPQSISTKILIHSPLPHCTAQVSANADDSHRSDPNVFSILNSRTDLESANRMSGCSKLKPRTLQVSVKKTGTSLKKTRPDIAHINYNTSHQNTDSGSAKNGTRDTVSTNGHLTDVVNPTYHVTPFGRGSRQGRGRGRGTGKHACSQCGKLFPHHSRLKVHMRIHTGEKPYACAQCGKRFNNDGTLRNHRRVHLQLRLYGCPVCSRSFKDAYTCRNHMRLHDNSTLFLPPQAK, encoded by the exons ATGACAAAGCTTCAGATCATTAACACATTTCTGACGGAGCGCTTAATGGCGGCGCTGAATGAAATCATGGACATGGTGGGCGAGACAGTCCTGCAGTATGAGACAGAGCTGGacaccttacaaaaaaacaacgAGTACCTGAGACGAAGACTGAAGGAGACTGAGAAACTCTTCGAGTCCAACG ACCCTCCTGAATCTTTTACAGGTCTGGGAATCTCAAACTCTGAACCAGCATCTTCACCCCAGCAGCTTGAATGGAAGCCTAGCTTTGAGACAGAAACAATGCCTACAGAGATCTATGAGAACCAGGTACCCGATGAGCAGCTCACCAGCACAAAAGTGGAAGGGTTCTCCAGTCATTCTCCTCTGGTGACTGAACCTGATATCAATATATCCTGTTCGCCCTTAAGAAGCACACTCACTACAAcagataaaaactttaaaacatcAACATTCATAGAATTTTCTTGTGATGTTAAAACAGAGCCTGTGGAGAATCTTGATCCACAGTCCATTAGTACTAAGATATTGATCCACAGCCCATTACCTCATTGCACTGCTCAGGTGTCAGCTAACGCTGATGATAGTCACAGGTCTGATCCTAATGTGTTCAGCATACTAAATTCCAGAACTGATCTAGAATCAGCTAACCGTATGTCCGGTTGCTCCAAGTTAAAGCCTAGAACCTTGCAGGTGTCCGTGAAGAAGACAGGCACCAGTTTGAAAAAGACACGTCCTGACATAGCTCACATTAACTATAACACCTCTCATCAAAACACTGACTCTGGATCAGCTAAGAATGGGACACGTGATACAGTGAGCACCAATGGTCATCTTACTGATGTGGTCAATCCTACATATCACGTCACGCCATTCGGTAGAGGATCAAGGCAGGGAAGGGGTCGAGGCAGAGGTACGGGGAAGCACGCGTGCTCCCAATGTGGAAAACTGTTCCCACATCATTCACGGCTGAAGGTGCACATGCGCATTCATACGGGGGAGAAGCCGTATGCCTGTGCCCAGTGTGGAAAACGTTTCAACAATGATGGAACTTTGAGGAACCACAGGCGGGTGCATCTACAGTTGCGTCTTTATGGCTGTCCGGTGTGCTCACGCAGCTTTAAGGATGCGTACACGTGCCGAAATCACATGCGTCTACATGATAACTCCACGCTGTTTCTACCTCCGCAGGCAAAATAA
- the LOC135770776 gene encoding uncharacterized protein isoform X2 — MTKLQIINTFLTERLMAALNEIMDMVGETVLQYETELDTLQKNNEYLRRRLKETEKLFESNGLGISNSEPASSPQQLEWKPSFETETMPTEIYENQVPDEQLTSTKVEGFSSHSPLVTEPDINISCSPLRSTLTTTDKNFKTSTFIEFSCDVKTEPVENLDPQSISTKILIHSPLPHCTAQVSANADDSHRSDPNVFSILNSRTDLESANRMSGCSKLKPRTLQVSVKKTGTSLKKTRPDIAHINYNTSHQNTDSGSAKNGTRDTVSTNGHLTDVVNPTYHVTPFGRGSRQGRGRGRGTGKHACSQCGKLFPHHSRLKVHMRIHTGEKPYACAQCGKRFNNDGTLRNHRRVHLQLRLYGCPVCSRSFKDAYTCRNHMRLHDNSTLFLPPQAK, encoded by the exons ATGACAAAGCTTCAGATCATTAACACATTTCTGACGGAGCGCTTAATGGCGGCGCTGAATGAAATCATGGACATGGTGGGCGAGACAGTCCTGCAGTATGAGACAGAGCTGGacaccttacaaaaaaacaacgAGTACCTGAGACGAAGACTGAAGGAGACTGAGAAACTCTTCGAGTCCAACG GTCTGGGAATCTCAAACTCTGAACCAGCATCTTCACCCCAGCAGCTTGAATGGAAGCCTAGCTTTGAGACAGAAACAATGCCTACAGAGATCTATGAGAACCAGGTACCCGATGAGCAGCTCACCAGCACAAAAGTGGAAGGGTTCTCCAGTCATTCTCCTCTGGTGACTGAACCTGATATCAATATATCCTGTTCGCCCTTAAGAAGCACACTCACTACAAcagataaaaactttaaaacatcAACATTCATAGAATTTTCTTGTGATGTTAAAACAGAGCCTGTGGAGAATCTTGATCCACAGTCCATTAGTACTAAGATATTGATCCACAGCCCATTACCTCATTGCACTGCTCAGGTGTCAGCTAACGCTGATGATAGTCACAGGTCTGATCCTAATGTGTTCAGCATACTAAATTCCAGAACTGATCTAGAATCAGCTAACCGTATGTCCGGTTGCTCCAAGTTAAAGCCTAGAACCTTGCAGGTGTCCGTGAAGAAGACAGGCACCAGTTTGAAAAAGACACGTCCTGACATAGCTCACATTAACTATAACACCTCTCATCAAAACACTGACTCTGGATCAGCTAAGAATGGGACACGTGATACAGTGAGCACCAATGGTCATCTTACTGATGTGGTCAATCCTACATATCACGTCACGCCATTCGGTAGAGGATCAAGGCAGGGAAGGGGTCGAGGCAGAGGTACGGGGAAGCACGCGTGCTCCCAATGTGGAAAACTGTTCCCACATCATTCACGGCTGAAGGTGCACATGCGCATTCATACGGGGGAGAAGCCGTATGCCTGTGCCCAGTGTGGAAAACGTTTCAACAATGATGGAACTTTGAGGAACCACAGGCGGGTGCATCTACAGTTGCGTCTTTATGGCTGTCCGGTGTGCTCACGCAGCTTTAAGGATGCGTACACGTGCCGAAATCACATGCGTCTACATGATAACTCCACGCTGTTTCTACCTCCGCAGGCAAAATAA
- the LOC135771314 gene encoding uncharacterized protein — protein MTLDSELDRLNTFMNERLIDAVKEIILTVARTVRDYKEETERVRSENKRLKEMLRDSGCFPEQTNPALQACQPVSPGQLAWIPRQKEDPESLKEIQQNQRQSEQCPHIKLEESVYSDDTWQEPADSPSNVNDNTDSLLCVSETNPADDEVTDLPTKIKDEFQNPNFSGNEDEFQSWSPHDLDLSLSTANLSRSQHQYQPTYTTNKSPSTLLKHSSLSSNVHQISNHKILCTNTCKCHSKCCELQKKRIAKLSPVWKYFSLKDGDCSKAVCLMCKTVISRGRKEYTTTALLRHIRVKHGKC, from the exons ATGACTCTGGACTCTGAACTGGATCGTTTGAACACTTTCATGAACGAGCGCTTGATAGATGCTGTGAAGGAGATCATCCTCACTGTCGCCAGGACGGTGCGCGATTATAAAGAGGAAACGGAGCGAGTCCGAAGCGAAAATAAACGGCTAAAAGAAATGTTACGGGACTCAGGATGCTTCCCTGAACAAACAAATCCTG CTCTCCAGGCTTGTCAGCCTGTTTCTCCTGGGCAGCTCGCGTGGATTCCCAGACAGAAAGAGGATCCAGAATCCCTTAAAGAGATCCAACAGAACCAGAGACAGAGCGAACAATGCCCGCACATTAAACTAGAAGAGTCTGTTTACTCTGACGACACTTGGCAAGAACCTGCAGACTCACCATCAAACGTCAACGACAACACGGATTCACTCTTATGTGTGTCTGAGACAAATCCTGCTGATGATGAAGTAACAGACTTGCCAACCAAAATCAAAGATGAATTCCAAAACCCAAACTTTTCAGGCAATGAGGATGAATTTCAGAGTTGGTCACCACATGATCTAGACCTCTCTTTAAGCACAGCAAACCTCTCCAGATCACAACACCAATATCAACCTACATACACTACCAATAAATCTCCTTCCACTTTATTGAAGCACAGCAGTTTATCTAGTAATGTCCATCAGATTTCAAATCACAAAATATTATGTACCAATACCTGCAAATGTCACAGTAAATGCTGTGAATTGCAAAAGAAGAGAATAGCCAAATTGAGCCCTGTATGGAAGTATTTCTCTTTAAAAGATGGAGACTGTAGCAAAGCAGTGTGCCTTATGTGTAAAACCGTCATATCCCGTGGTCGCAAAGAGTACACCACAACAGCCCTTCTAAGGCACATTCGCGTAAAACATGGTAAATGTTGA